Proteins from one Geomonas agri genomic window:
- a CDS encoding PIN-like domain-containing protein, with translation MRNAVPGYYQPSKNELNDIWKDCRFVFDANVLLNLYNYDKSAKNDFLHLLRSIAERTWIPHQVALEFQRNRLRLLADRKGIFFRAYNAIDSCFNGLSKKLSDIEITKRHPTIKLEKHIKTLETIGEKLRIELQKHEQEQPGVRSSDDIRDVLDEIFEGRVGRVPDQSYLDELYKDGEHRYNNKIPPGFMDRSKDADSDGAEYFYAGLRFERKFGDLLLWKQLLVEAKEKEWNRLIFVTDDAKEDWWQKVDAQGEKIIGPRPELVDEVYRQTSVTLFQMYNSADFMRAANEYLGSKIDESSIEEAGKVAADHLFLQMSHYTNEYQSRWDRLQLKQHLYPIESQALETAWRDAALHFNFVESRTEQNKYKVFHNELRAAGVCHLNIFAVRNSEVVTVKEIQGYDAVNSLVYTNVDVLRGQKFNNDMELQGFLSFITDLPFSLTFL, from the coding sequence GTGAGAAACGCGGTCCCGGGATATTATCAGCCTTCCAAGAATGAACTTAATGACATCTGGAAGGACTGTCGTTTTGTTTTTGATGCGAACGTTTTGTTGAATCTGTACAACTACGACAAATCAGCTAAAAATGACTTTCTGCACCTTTTGAGGTCCATTGCTGAACGAACATGGATCCCTCATCAGGTAGCGTTGGAATTCCAAAGGAACAGACTTAGACTTCTTGCGGATAGGAAAGGTATCTTTTTCCGAGCGTATAATGCAATTGACTCATGTTTTAATGGATTATCGAAAAAATTATCTGATATAGAGATCACAAAGCGTCACCCAACTATAAAGCTGGAAAAGCACATAAAGACGTTAGAAACAATAGGTGAAAAGCTACGAATTGAGCTTCAAAAACATGAGCAAGAACAACCAGGAGTCCGATCTTCTGATGATATTAGGGATGTACTCGATGAAATCTTTGAAGGCAGGGTTGGGCGGGTTCCAGATCAGTCCTATTTAGATGAATTATACAAAGACGGTGAGCACCGTTATAACAACAAAATTCCCCCAGGGTTTATGGACCGATCAAAGGACGCGGATTCGGATGGGGCAGAGTATTTTTACGCCGGCCTGCGATTTGAGAGGAAGTTTGGCGATTTGCTTCTCTGGAAACAGTTACTGGTGGAAGCGAAAGAAAAAGAATGGAACAGGCTTATTTTTGTAACCGATGATGCAAAAGAGGATTGGTGGCAAAAGGTTGATGCTCAAGGTGAAAAAATAATAGGGCCAAGGCCCGAACTCGTAGATGAGGTATATCGACAAACATCAGTGACTTTGTTTCAGATGTACAATTCTGCTGACTTCATGCGGGCGGCTAACGAATACCTGGGTTCGAAGATTGATGAATCAAGTATAGAGGAGGCTGGGAAAGTAGCGGCTGATCATCTGTTCCTCCAGATGTCTCACTACACCAACGAATATCAATCTCGATGGGATAGATTACAGCTTAAACAACATTTGTATCCTATTGAAAGCCAAGCATTAGAGACTGCGTGGAGAGACGCTGCTTTACACTTTAATTTCGTTGAATCCCGTACTGAACAAAACAAGTATAAGGTGTTCCATAACGAACTCAGAGCAGCAGGAGTCTGTCATCTCAATATTTTTGCTGTAAGGAATTCCGAAGTCGTTACAGTAAAAGAAATACAGGGCTATGATGCTGTGAATTCCCTTGTATATACTAATGTAGATGTGTTGAGGGGGCAGAAGTTCAATAATGATATGGAACTACAAGGATTTTTGTCTTTTATCACGGATCTACCGTTTTCATTGACGTTTCTTTAG
- a CDS encoding GmrSD restriction endonuclease domain-containing protein, with product MSETIFKQVNYDLNSLVKFVELGQIGLPDLQRPFVWKNSKVRNLFDSMYRGFPVGYLLFWENALIEGVKTIGTDKKQLVPNLLLVDGQQRLTSLFAVVKGIPVIRESYAAEQIEIAFNPLDGKFEVADAAIRKDKTYIPNISVVWSKDADIFEITDNYLTNLATSRDVSVDDTRKVRKAITRLQQLLSFPFTALQLAATVDEEQVSEVFVRINSEGKTLNQADFILTLMSVFWEEGRKELESFCRAAKVPTVGKPSPFNHFIRPKPDQLLRVAVGVAFRRARLQYVYSILRGKDLTTEEFSPQRRDAQFEVLKQAQARVLNLQNWHDFLKALLQAGYRSETMISSENNLLYSYVFYLIGKTEFSVDEHILRRVIAQWYYMVNLTGRYTSSPESKMEFDLARLRTVKTAEEFVDTLRQVCESFLTSDFWSITLPNELATAAARSPSLFAYFAALNLLDAKVLFSHHKVSDLLDPYTHAHRASLERHHLFPKAYLKEQGIIDSRDTNQVANFSMIEWGDNAKISDKPPKEYVPELSKRYSLLEMEQMRYWHALPDGWELMEYWDFLKQRREMIAKVISDAYKLLDKGDVITTSDTISIANLVAQGEGTSIEFKGTLRTNLHTGEKDQRMEMGILKTIAAFLNSHGGNLVVGVLDDGSPVGVEADKFENDDKMLLHLDNLVKDRIGPQHSLNIQSRFDDYEDKKVLIVECKKGKAPVFVKDGSIERFFVRGGASTAELSASQTQEFIKQRFV from the coding sequence ATGAGTGAAACTATTTTTAAACAAGTAAACTACGACCTGAATTCTTTGGTGAAGTTTGTCGAACTTGGGCAAATCGGCCTCCCCGACCTCCAGCGGCCCTTCGTCTGGAAAAATTCCAAAGTCCGCAACCTTTTCGATTCGATGTACCGTGGGTTTCCTGTCGGATACTTGCTATTCTGGGAAAACGCCCTTATTGAAGGAGTGAAGACTATCGGTACTGACAAGAAACAGTTGGTGCCGAATCTTTTGTTAGTGGATGGTCAACAACGACTAACATCTTTGTTTGCTGTGGTTAAAGGAATTCCCGTCATTCGAGAAAGCTATGCTGCTGAGCAGATTGAAATAGCTTTTAATCCCTTAGACGGGAAGTTCGAAGTTGCTGATGCTGCAATACGCAAAGACAAGACTTATATTCCTAATATCTCGGTGGTCTGGTCCAAGGACGCTGATATTTTTGAAATCACCGACAACTACCTTACCAATTTAGCAACGTCTCGAGATGTCTCTGTAGACGACACAAGGAAAGTACGTAAGGCGATTACCAGACTGCAACAGCTACTCAGTTTTCCTTTCACCGCACTGCAGTTAGCCGCCACTGTTGACGAAGAACAAGTTTCAGAAGTGTTTGTTCGCATTAACAGCGAAGGAAAGACTCTGAACCAGGCAGATTTTATACTTACCCTAATGTCGGTTTTTTGGGAAGAGGGGCGTAAAGAACTGGAAAGTTTTTGTCGTGCGGCAAAAGTGCCGACTGTCGGCAAGCCCTCACCCTTCAACCACTTTATACGACCAAAACCGGACCAATTGCTTCGTGTTGCTGTCGGAGTGGCGTTCCGTCGTGCTCGCCTTCAGTACGTTTATTCTATTCTGCGAGGAAAAGACCTCACTACTGAGGAATTTAGCCCCCAACGCCGTGACGCTCAGTTCGAGGTCCTAAAGCAGGCCCAAGCCCGTGTACTTAATCTGCAGAACTGGCACGACTTCCTAAAAGCACTACTGCAGGCGGGTTATCGCAGCGAAACCATGATCAGTTCTGAGAACAATCTATTGTATAGCTATGTTTTCTACTTGATAGGTAAAACGGAATTTAGCGTTGATGAACATATCCTGAGGAGGGTTATCGCACAGTGGTATTATATGGTCAATCTGACTGGACGCTACACTAGTTCACCCGAATCTAAGATGGAATTCGACCTTGCTCGCTTGCGCACGGTAAAGACGGCGGAGGAGTTTGTAGACACACTTCGGCAAGTTTGCGAATCGTTTCTTACTAGTGATTTCTGGTCCATTACCCTCCCTAACGAACTTGCTACAGCCGCTGCACGAAGCCCCTCACTCTTCGCATATTTCGCGGCACTGAACCTTCTCGATGCGAAAGTGCTTTTCTCACATCACAAAGTTTCTGATTTGTTGGATCCTTACACCCATGCCCATCGTGCATCATTAGAGAGACACCATCTTTTCCCCAAGGCTTATCTCAAGGAACAAGGAATCATCGATAGTCGAGATACCAATCAGGTAGCAAACTTTTCCATGATTGAGTGGGGCGACAACGCTAAGATTTCCGACAAGCCGCCGAAAGAATACGTTCCGGAGTTGAGCAAGCGCTATTCCTTACTCGAAATGGAACAGATGCGATACTGGCATGCTTTGCCAGACGGATGGGAGTTAATGGAGTATTGGGATTTCTTGAAGCAACGGAGGGAGATGATAGCCAAGGTGATATCAGATGCATATAAGTTGTTGGACAAGGGAGACGTGATTACAACCTCGGATACTATATCCATCGCAAATCTGGTAGCGCAAGGTGAAGGGACGTCTATAGAGTTTAAGGGTACTTTGCGGACAAATCTACACACAGGCGAAAAAGATCAACGGATGGAAATGGGTATTTTAAAAACCATTGCAGCATTCCTAAATTCACATGGCGGGAACCTTGTAGTGGGTGTGCTGGACGATGGAAGTCCTGTCGGCGTGGAAGCGGACAAGTTCGAAAATGATGACAAGATGCTCCTGCATCTTGACAACTTGGTCAAAGATCGCATTGGACCCCAACATTCCCTCAATATCCAGTCCCGTTTCGATGACTACGAGGACAAGAAAGTGCTGATAGTGGAGTGTAAAAAGGGAAAGGCACCAGTATTTGTGAAAGACGGGTCAATTGAAAGGTTTTTCGTTCGTGGCGGAGCGTCGACAGCAGAGCTCAGTGCAAGTCAGACCCAAGAATTCATTAAACAAAGATTTGTTTAA
- a CDS encoding restriction endonuclease: MARKQRPSTFEDLITIASKFPWWASAILALVFYLVLHSMASRPATPPTVTPGQLGDAVGRALVRAVATFLQFVVPIAILLGGVISLFQSLKQRKLYETVKSRAGVSALNEMSWGEFETLVAEHFKRKGFEVAREGGSGPDGGIDLVLRKGREKHLVQCKQWKAYKVSVQPVREFYGVMAAAGAAGGYFVTSGTFTEDAKAFVRGLNLELIDGQKLKSVIGTVATVAPVPSPSNVAPSVAPQCPKCGAAMQIRVARKGGNAGQKFWGCSNYPKCNGTQIFADAGPIPTSPDTAVVQPKEEPKRNCPDCGSELVLRKFQSGPKEGQSFYGCLPCKKAWPAT, encoded by the coding sequence ATGGCACGAAAACAGCGTCCCAGCACTTTCGAAGATCTGATTACAATCGCCAGCAAATTCCCGTGGTGGGCCTCAGCCATTTTAGCCCTCGTGTTTTACCTCGTTCTCCACTCCATGGCCTCCCGCCCAGCAACGCCACCCACAGTAACACCTGGACAGTTGGGTGATGCCGTGGGCAGAGCTCTCGTTAGGGCCGTGGCAACCTTTCTTCAGTTTGTTGTGCCTATCGCGATCCTGCTGGGCGGTGTCATCTCGCTTTTCCAGTCATTAAAACAGCGCAAGCTCTACGAGACCGTCAAGTCGCGTGCGGGCGTCAGCGCGCTCAACGAAATGAGCTGGGGCGAGTTCGAGACTCTCGTGGCCGAGCATTTCAAGCGGAAGGGATTTGAGGTCGCACGAGAGGGTGGTAGCGGGCCGGATGGCGGGATAGATCTCGTCCTCCGTAAGGGAAGAGAAAAGCACCTGGTGCAGTGCAAGCAGTGGAAGGCGTACAAGGTCAGCGTCCAGCCCGTGCGAGAATTTTACGGAGTAATGGCCGCCGCAGGAGCCGCAGGCGGTTACTTCGTGACTTCCGGCACCTTTACAGAGGACGCCAAGGCCTTTGTGCGGGGGCTCAACCTCGAACTGATCGACGGCCAGAAGCTGAAGTCCGTGATTGGAACAGTGGCCACCGTAGCACCAGTGCCGTCCCCATCTAATGTTGCTCCCTCAGTCGCACCGCAATGCCCGAAGTGCGGAGCAGCGATGCAAATCCGAGTAGCCCGTAAAGGCGGCAATGCCGGACAGAAGTTCTGGGGCTGCAGCAACTACCCGAAATGTAACGGAACCCAGATCTTCGCGGATGCGGGTCCGATACCAACATCACCGGATACAGCGGTGGTGCAGCCGAAAGAAGAACCGAAAAGAAATTGCCCGGATTGTGGCAGCGAACTTGTCCTGAGGAAGTTCCAGAGTGGGCCGAAAGAGGGCCAGAGCTTTTACGGGTGCCTCCCTTGTAAGAAGGCATGGCCAGCAACGTAG
- a CDS encoding fibronectin type III domain-containing protein translates to MPELFDIPSLKDLSDGDLALHGENIAENLEEHPAFKFQTLPPCIPGPSQIRQDATLVKQTSTAARLDPSKEPERQAARDKMIQSIRFSCQYVVMYATHENDPSHLDTVGVPRAHRAVRNTTAKLPEKFSKVKVSHGDKSGAIKIYVNKWEGKGSVEVQICYGDPGSEGSWQLLKIAHYCHIAHEGLEPARRAYFRARLLNEAGVGPWSDAVELIII, encoded by the coding sequence ATGCCCGAACTCTTCGACATCCCAAGTTTGAAGGATCTCAGCGACGGTGATCTGGCGCTTCATGGGGAGAACATCGCCGAGAACCTGGAAGAGCACCCCGCTTTCAAGTTCCAAACCCTCCCACCCTGCATACCCGGTCCGTCCCAAATCCGGCAGGACGCAACCCTGGTGAAGCAGACATCAACCGCGGCAAGGCTGGACCCTTCCAAGGAGCCGGAGCGGCAGGCAGCCCGGGACAAAATGATCCAGTCGATCAGGTTCTCCTGCCAGTATGTGGTGATGTATGCCACCCATGAAAACGACCCCAGCCACCTCGACACCGTCGGCGTGCCACGGGCGCACAGGGCCGTGCGGAACACAACAGCGAAACTCCCGGAGAAGTTCAGCAAGGTCAAAGTCAGCCATGGAGACAAATCTGGCGCAATCAAGATCTACGTCAACAAGTGGGAAGGTAAGGGGAGCGTGGAGGTCCAGATCTGTTACGGGGATCCCGGCTCGGAGGGGTCCTGGCAACTCCTCAAAATTGCACATTACTGCCATATCGCCCACGAAGGGCTGGAACCTGCGCGGAGAGCTTATTTCAGGGCGCGACTGCTTAACGAAGCCGGTGTGGGCCCATGGTCCGACGCTGTTGAATTGATCATCATCTGA
- the dhiT gene encoding type II toxin-antitoxin system toxin DhiT, whose translation MMPTISMFYGIVIYMFFYDNKKHSLPHLHATFGEHDAVFSIDDGELLEGALPKTKQKLVQAWIEIHREDLLTDWRLAVNGQNPLPIKPLE comes from the coding sequence ATGATGCCTACCATCTCCATGTTTTACGGAATCGTCATTTATATGTTCTTCTACGACAACAAGAAGCATTCCTTGCCGCACCTGCACGCAACGTTTGGTGAGCATGACGCTGTGTTTTCGATCGACGATGGGGAGTTGCTGGAAGGTGCGCTTCCCAAAACTAAGCAGAAGCTCGTTCAAGCGTGGATCGAAATACACAGGGAAGATCTGCTGACGGATTGGCGACTAGCAGTAAATGGTCAGAATCCGCTGCCGATCAAACCTTTGGAGTAG
- a CDS encoding DUF2442 domain-containing protein, with translation MNKVVSVKPLDGKKVAIVLSDGRSGVFDVSPYIKSEFFQRLNDDSYFSQVSLFFTGIGWPEGQDLGPDTIAAELEVAPE, from the coding sequence ATGAACAAAGTCGTTTCCGTGAAACCCCTGGACGGTAAAAAGGTCGCCATCGTACTTTCTGATGGTCGCTCTGGCGTATTCGATGTCTCACCCTACATCAAATCGGAATTCTTCCAACGGTTGAATGACGATTCCTACTTTAGCCAAGTCTCCCTCTTCTTTACCGGCATCGGTTGGCCCGAAGGACAGGATCTCGGACCGGATACTATTGCCGCAGAGCTGGAGGTAGCCCCGGAATAG
- a CDS encoding glycoside hydrolase family protein translates to MKTRTKQQVYNDLLSCGLSKRDSELASEGAGLEGVAANSFAYDNGNKFHLSEEQALRLLRLILPSYEMLVKKFVHVPLVQHEFDSLVSFAYNPGGRLRSVTTFINNGQIEAAMACMNAANTSGGKVMKALTVRRRRETNLYRHGRYEL, encoded by the coding sequence ATGAAGACCCGGACCAAACAGCAGGTGTATAACGACCTATTGAGTTGTGGCCTCAGCAAGAGGGACAGCGAGCTCGCATCAGAAGGGGCAGGGCTTGAAGGTGTTGCAGCCAACTCCTTCGCTTATGATAACGGGAACAAATTTCACTTGTCAGAAGAACAGGCCCTAAGGCTTTTAAGACTCATTCTGCCGAGCTACGAGATGTTAGTGAAGAAATTTGTTCATGTGCCCTTAGTGCAGCACGAGTTCGATTCTCTTGTGAGCTTTGCTTACAACCCAGGTGGCCGTCTCCGCAGCGTCACCACATTCATCAATAATGGCCAGATTGAAGCAGCGATGGCGTGTATGAATGCAGCAAATACTTCAGGGGGGAAAGTGATGAAGGCCCTGACTGTACGGAGAAGGAGGGAGACCAACCTTTACCGCCACGGGAGGTATGAGCTATGA
- a CDS encoding NADH-quinone oxidoreductase subunit N → METIAMPAINLAVIMPEILLSCIAMVLLLVNVFVPGKNKAYLGYLSIIGLAVTAASAVGGWGPSVSAFNGSVVQDNYAIFFKVIFIISAGLAILIADRYMVQEDCNQGELYPMVLFATVGMMLMASGTDLMVIFLGLELLSIPLYILAGWNRDNLASNEAGLKYFLLGAFSTGFLLYGMALTYGATGSTKIQAISAYVVGNPGVASNPLFIVGMLLIAVGFSFKIAAAPFHMWTPDVYQGAPTPMTAFMSAGPKAAGFAAFIRVMIFAFPMLRAEWSDLLWVLAVLTMTVGNIIALSQDNVKRMLAYSSIAHAGYALVGFAAVNAEGAAGILFYMLSYAFMNIGAFGVIVLITKKGEVNGNVQDLAGFGHKKPLLAMVLSIFLFSLAGMPPTAGFIGKFYLFSAAIKAGYVWLAIIGVLNSAASLYYYLRVMVFMYMKDPTEDFEWAGATPAIAVCLLVAVGATLVLGVVPGTVLELAQKAVQF, encoded by the coding sequence ATGGAAACAATTGCTATGCCGGCCATAAACCTGGCAGTGATCATGCCTGAGATCCTACTCTCATGCATCGCCATGGTGCTGCTGCTCGTCAACGTCTTCGTGCCGGGCAAGAACAAGGCCTACCTCGGTTACCTGAGCATCATCGGCCTTGCAGTGACCGCGGCGAGCGCGGTGGGCGGCTGGGGGCCGTCGGTATCAGCGTTCAACGGATCGGTAGTGCAGGACAACTACGCAATCTTCTTCAAGGTCATCTTCATCATCTCCGCCGGCCTTGCCATCCTGATCGCGGACCGCTACATGGTCCAGGAGGATTGCAACCAGGGCGAGCTCTACCCGATGGTGCTCTTTGCCACCGTCGGCATGATGCTGATGGCATCCGGGACCGACCTGATGGTCATCTTCCTGGGCCTCGAGCTTCTCTCCATCCCGCTGTACATCCTGGCAGGCTGGAACCGTGACAACCTGGCGTCGAACGAGGCGGGCCTCAAGTACTTCCTTCTGGGCGCCTTCTCCACCGGCTTCCTGCTCTACGGCATGGCGCTCACCTACGGCGCAACCGGCAGCACCAAGATCCAGGCCATTTCCGCCTATGTCGTAGGCAACCCCGGCGTAGCCAGCAACCCGCTCTTCATCGTGGGCATGCTGCTCATCGCCGTCGGCTTCAGCTTCAAGATTGCCGCCGCACCGTTCCACATGTGGACCCCGGACGTCTACCAGGGCGCTCCGACCCCGATGACCGCGTTCATGTCCGCCGGCCCCAAGGCCGCCGGTTTCGCAGCCTTCATCCGCGTCATGATCTTTGCCTTCCCGATGCTGAGGGCCGAGTGGAGCGATCTCCTCTGGGTACTGGCCGTACTGACCATGACCGTCGGTAACATCATCGCGCTGTCCCAGGACAATGTGAAGAGGATGCTGGCTTACTCCTCCATCGCCCATGCCGGTTACGCGCTGGTAGGTTTCGCCGCAGTGAACGCCGAAGGTGCAGCAGGCATCCTGTTCTACATGCTCTCCTACGCCTTCATGAACATCGGCGCCTTCGGTGTCATCGTTCTGATCACCAAGAAAGGCGAGGTCAACGGCAACGTGCAGGATCTGGCCGGTTTCGGTCACAAGAAGCCGCTGCTGGCAATGGTACTGAGCATCTTCCTGTTCTCCCTGGCCGGCATGCCGCCGACCGCGGGCTTCATCGGGAAGTTCTACCTCTTCTCTGCAGCCATCAAGGCCGGTTACGTGTGGCTTGCCATCATCGGCGTTCTGAACTCCGCAGCCTCCCTGTACTACTACCTGCGTGTCATGGTCTTCATGTACATGAAAGACCCGACCGAAGACTTCGAGTGGGCAGGTGCCACCCCGGCCATCGCAGTGTGCCTGTTGGTAGCCGTAGGTGCCACCCTGGTTCTCGGCGTAGTCCCCGGCACCGTCCTCGAGCTGGCACAGAAAGCCGTCCAGTTCTAA
- a CDS encoding NADH-quinone oxidoreductase subunit M, with the protein MNQLPLLSILTFTPLIGAILLLFVNKNSHGVLRSIAMAVTVVTFVLSLPLITGYNAPGSDIGGFQFLENVPWIAAGPFQMSYHLGIDGISLWLVILTTFIMPIAVLSTYTAVEEKVKEYMICLLLLEVGMVGTFISLDLFLFYIFWEIMLIPMYFMIGIWGGKNRIYAAVKFFIYTAVGSLLMLVALISLYFKAGGGDFSILRFYQLHLDPTTQMWMFLAFALAFAIKVPMFPLHTWLPDAHTEAPTAGSVILAAVMLKCGTYGYVRFAMPLFPEANAQFTPLIATLSVIGIIYASLVAMVQQDVKKLVAYSSVAHLGFVMLGVYALNQQGVTGGMLQMLNHGVSTGALFLIVGFIYERRHTRLITDFGGLAKQMPVFATMFMIVTFSSIGLPGTNGFVGEFLVLLGSFESGLRWYAIIATSGVILSAVYMLWMFQRVMFGELKNPKNQTLKDLNAREVAIMLPLIFLIFFLGIYPRPIIDTMAPSIDKMIAQTKVQKQVAQVAAPAAPALPPGHMAVPEAGAAPAAMPAGHPAMPEAGAAPAGLPAGHPAIPANNEAK; encoded by the coding sequence ATGAACCAGCTACCGTTACTGAGCATATTAACCTTCACACCGCTGATCGGGGCGATACTGCTCCTCTTTGTGAACAAGAACAGCCACGGCGTGCTCCGTAGCATCGCCATGGCGGTTACGGTGGTGACGTTCGTCCTCTCGTTGCCCCTGATCACCGGGTACAACGCGCCGGGCAGCGACATCGGCGGGTTCCAGTTCCTTGAGAATGTGCCCTGGATCGCGGCCGGTCCCTTCCAGATGAGCTACCATCTGGGCATCGACGGCATCAGCCTCTGGCTGGTCATCCTGACCACCTTCATCATGCCCATCGCCGTCCTCTCCACCTACACGGCGGTTGAGGAGAAGGTGAAGGAATACATGATCTGCCTGCTGCTCCTCGAAGTCGGCATGGTCGGCACCTTTATCTCGCTCGACCTGTTCCTCTTCTACATCTTCTGGGAGATCATGCTGATCCCGATGTACTTCATGATCGGTATCTGGGGCGGCAAAAACAGGATCTACGCAGCAGTCAAGTTCTTCATCTACACCGCGGTCGGCTCGCTCCTCATGCTGGTCGCATTGATCTCCCTCTACTTCAAGGCGGGCGGCGGCGACTTCAGCATCCTGCGCTTCTACCAGCTGCACCTTGACCCGACCACCCAGATGTGGATGTTCCTGGCCTTCGCCCTGGCCTTCGCCATCAAGGTCCCGATGTTCCCGCTGCACACCTGGTTGCCGGATGCCCATACCGAGGCACCGACCGCTGGCTCCGTGATCCTGGCCGCCGTCATGCTGAAGTGCGGTACCTACGGTTACGTCCGTTTCGCAATGCCGCTGTTCCCGGAAGCCAATGCACAGTTCACCCCGCTCATCGCCACCCTGTCCGTGATCGGCATCATCTACGCATCGCTGGTCGCCATGGTTCAGCAGGACGTCAAGAAACTGGTTGCTTACTCTTCCGTAGCCCACCTGGGCTTCGTCATGCTGGGCGTCTACGCCCTCAACCAGCAGGGCGTCACCGGCGGCATGCTGCAGATGCTGAACCACGGTGTTTCCACCGGCGCATTGTTCCTCATCGTCGGCTTCATCTACGAGCGTCGTCACACCCGTCTCATCACCGACTTCGGCGGCTTGGCCAAGCAGATGCCGGTCTTCGCCACCATGTTCATGATCGTCACCTTCTCCTCCATCGGCCTGCCGGGCACCAACGGCTTCGTCGGTGAGTTCCTGGTGCTCCTGGGTTCCTTCGAGAGCGGCCTGCGCTGGTACGCCATCATCGCCACCTCCGGCGTCATCCTCTCCGCCGTGTACATGCTCTGGATGTTCCAGAGGGTTATGTTCGGCGAGCTGAAGAACCCGAAGAACCAGACCCTGAAGGACCTGAACGCACGCGAAGTGGCCATCATGCTGCCGCTCATCTTCCTCATCTTCTTCCTGGGCATCTACCCGCGCCCGATCATCGACACCATGGCGCCGTCCATCGACAAGATGATCGCGCAGACCAAGGTCCAGAAGCAGGTAGCACAGGTAGCAGCACCGGCAGCTCCGGCGCTTCCCCCGGGGCACATGGCAGTACCGGAAGCAGGTGCGGCACCCGCCGCCATGCCCGCAGGTCATCCGGCCATGCCGGAAGCAGGCGCGGCACCGGCAGGCCTGCCTGCAGGACACCCGGCCATCCCCGCAAACAACGAAGCAAAATAG